A stretch of Besnoitia besnoiti strain Bb-Ger1 chromosome III, whole genome shotgun sequence DNA encodes these proteins:
- a CDS encoding MRP family domain-containing protein (encoded by transcript BESB_044710) encodes MMNGACDGRDSTAGENASIDALTQANGCGSPGDTLRVQHLRDEVLDQLRAIIDPDLQKDIVSLGFVRDLDIDPHAGSVKFRLRLTTPACPVKDFFVSECKKRLLALDWANKADVELDSLKPVTAGEDGLKRVSFLLAVTSCKGGVGKSTVAVNLAFMLRRMGAQVGLLDADLYGPSLPVLLPLADTTIYFEDDGGERERDTALENPRRKRNADTRQTRSIAFEGPAANSATSVKTSADADSGDEAKPQPKLRPLEHNGVKVMSYGFIRNSGSQGFSALRGPFASSVIEQLLTGTAWGELDYLVIDFPPGTGDIHITLSQAAKIDACVVVTTPQTLSTADAERGVKMFNELGIATVCVVENMAHFVCDGCQKKHILFPGRQNVNQIADLAETPHVVHVPLDRRLSQILGNEACADNGSQTEPAECEVGTFPLVERLRNFPDDKVYSVFNELASVVVRELSTLRYGSHGPSVTVSGGSHVEIRIPRRMRRRHTDEPAKRWAPSVEDSESDVGRSAADASGPWEHEAVSVDVFTLPLRRVREACACDSCTDEGHGGGSRRRGAGPAKLGLAEVFHASNRSLIFVWTDGHQTSLSFQALERLVQEEDEIAGRESGSACLAGAHPELEW; translated from the exons ATGATGAACGGCGCTTGTGACGGTCGCGACTCGACCGCGGGAGAAAATGCAAGCATCGACGCCTTGACTCAAGCTAATGGATGCGGCTCGCCTGGCGATACGCTTCGTGTTCAGCATTTGCGAGATGAAGTTCTTGACCAGCTGAGGGCCATCATCGACCCGGATCTCCAAAAAGATATCGTCAGCTTGGGATTTGTACGCGATTTGGACATCGATCCACATGCCGGCTCTGTAAAGTTTCGGTTGCGTCTGACCACCCCTGCGTGCCCAGTCAAAGACTTTTTTGTCTCTGAGTGCAAAAAGCGTCTTCTTGCCCTTGACTGGGCTAACAAG GCAGACGTCGAGCTAGACAGTCTAAAGCCCGTGACGGCGGGCGAAGACGGCCTCAagcgcgtctccttcctgctGGCTGTCACATCCTGCAAGGGCGGTGTGGGCAAGTCGACTGTCGCAGTCAACTTGGCGTTCATGCTGCGACGCATGGGCGCGCAGGTTGGTCTCCTCGACGCCGACTTGTACGGGCCTAGCCTGCCTGTTCTGCTCCCGCTCGCGGACACCACTATTTATTtcgaggacgacggaggagagcgcgaaAGGGACACAGCACTCGAAAACCCacggagaaaacgaaacgcagacacgaggcagacgcgttCTATCGCCTTCGAGGGACCGGCAGCCAATTCCGCAACCAGCGTCAAGACGTCTGCAGATGCGGActcaggcgacgaggcaaagCCTCAGCCCAAACTGCGGCCGCTGGAACACAATGGAGTCAAAGTCATGTCATACGGATTTATCCGGAACTCTGGATCTCAA GGATTTTCTGCCCTGCGTGGGCCGTTTGCAAGCAGCGTAATTGAGCAGCTGCTGACGGGCACTGCTTGGGGAGAGCTCGACTACCTCGTTATCGACTTCCCGCCGGGAACTGGCGACATCCACATCACCCTTTCTCAGGCGGCTAAAATTGATGCATGCGTCGTCGTGACGACCCCACAAACTCTCAG CACCGCGgatgcggagagaggcgtAAAGATGTTCAATGAACTTGGGATCGCAACTGTCTGTGTAGTCGAGAACATGGCACACTTCGTTTGCGACGGATGCCAGAAGAAACACATCCTTTTTCCGGGAAGGCAGAACGTGAACCAGATTGCTGATCTCGCAGAGACGCCACATGTTGTTCACGTTCCTCTCGATCGGCGCCTGTCTCAGATTCTTGGGAATGAAGCCTGTGCGGACAACGGCTCGCAGACAGAACCAGCCGAATGCGAAGTAGGGACATTCCCTCTTgtcgagcggctgcggaatTTTCCAGACGATAAA GTCTACTCTGTGTTCAACGAGCTAGCATCCGTCGTCGTGCGCGAGCTCTCGACTCTGCGCTACGGCTCTCATGGACCTTCGGTGACCGTCTCGGGTGGCTCGCACGTGGAGATCCGAATCCCCCGCAGAATGCGCAGACGCCACACAGACGAGCCGGCCAAGCGTTGGGCGCCCTCTGTCGAGGACTCTGAGAGCGATGTCGGGCGAAGTGCAGCCG acgcctcagGCCCATGGGAACATGAGGCGGTCTCCGTTGATGTATTCAccctgcctcttcgccgcgtccgAGAGGCTTGTGCGTGCGACAGCTGCACCGACGAAGGCCACGGAGGAGGCAGTCGGCG GCGGGGCGCAGGACCTGCGAAGCTCGGCTTGGCGGAGGTTTTTCACGCGTCTAACCGAAGTCTGATTTTTGTCTG GACCGACGGCCATCAGACTTCCTTGTCGTTTCAAGCCTTGGAACGTCTAGTGCAGGAAGAGGATGAGATTGCGGGTCGCGAAA GCGGGTCGGCCTGTTTGGCTGGAGCTCACCCGGAGCTCGAGTGGTGA
- a CDS encoding DNA /pantothenate metabolism flavoprotein (encoded by transcript BESB_044700): protein MMAAAIAYCDSQGIADFFAAEPAPANLPAVREAVSHLLSDPRLRALPLAIVTSGGTNVPIEKNTIRFISNFSTGRRGAALCEQFLLSGFFVIFISSPSSAQPFVRHVLPSRPNPALLDSVHFCRARQDSSSGEARVAVGGERSGISEGSANECGGEKQATRRKSVDGENRGTETGSPQRKRRREESSSAAPPSDRLTHSGSSADSHRCSIMCPAFDQQAEAAVEAYRQCRDRLLCLSFETVTDYLFLLRDVLELSSPLGDRLVVCACAAVSDFYIPFRRMATHKLESRLPGCTSGTSASTGINAGPAGACTKENELAEALEPKLSGRSEDAASLAQPHETDAPQVSNQQVLQTDCPASPNEKEDDAGCTQPKSGHLPSANGLDERFESATNGNLDCGAAVDVSRDATRESLSREKDAASAGVCEPDLTLDLLKVPKMLGMVKTLQPKCFFISFKLETDADSLGSKARRSLSRYSCNMVVGNLLHSRHQTVSVYTSPDESALPLRIVVLDKDPQGNFLPDTTLGAGSIEAQLVLLVDKLRKGTGEKESTLHREI, encoded by the exons CGAACCTGCCCGCGGTTCGTGAAGCGGTCTCACATCTCTTGAGCGATCCTCGACTGCGGGCTCTCCCTCTAGCGATCGTCACTTCCGGTGGCACAAACGTCCCAATCGAG AAAAACACGATTCGCTTCATTTCAAATTTTAGCacagggcgacgaggcgcagcccTCTGCGAGCAATTCCTGCTCAGCGGCTTTTTTGTCATTTTCATCTCTTCACCTAGCTCGGCTCAGCCTTTTGTTCGCCATGTACTCCCCTCGCGGCCGAACCCTGCGCTCCTGGACAGCGTTCACTTTTGCCGAGCCAGGCAGGACAGCAGCTCTGGGGAGGCGCGGGTAGCGGTTGGCGGGGAGAGGTCGGGAATCTCGGAAGGGAGCGCCAACGAGTGCGGCGGAGAAAAGCAAGCGACGAGACGCAAGTCCGTCGATGGAGAAAATCGAGGGACAGAAACTGGTTCTCCGCAACGGAAACGAAGGCGGGAGGAGtcctcgtccgcggcgcctccctcggaCCGGCTTACGCACAGTGGGAGCTCCGCTGATTCGCACAGGTGCTCAATCATGTGTCCAGCGTTTGATCAACAGGCAGAGGCAGCTGTTGAGGCGTACCGACAGTGTCGAGACCGccttctgtgtctctctttcgAGACCGTGACGGACTATCTCTTCTTGTTGCGCGACGTCCTCGAGCTAAGCAGTCCCCTTGGTGATCGCCTAGTCGTATGTGCGTGCGCCGCTGTTTCCGATTTCTACATTCCTTTTCGGCGCATGGCCACGCACAAACTGGAGAGCCGTCTTCCCGGCTGCACATCGGGAACGAGTGCGAGCACGGGCATTAACGcagggcctgcaggcgcgtgcaCGAAGGAAAATGAGCTGGCAGAGGCACTCGAACCAAAACTGTCGGGAAGGAGTGAAGACGCAGCGTCGTTGGCTCAGCCCCATGAGACAGACGCTCCGCAAGTGAGCAACCAGCAAGTCCTGCAGACTGATTGCCCGGCCTCACCGAACGAGAAAGAAGATGACGCCGGCTGCACACAGCCGAAAAGTGGGCATCTGCCGTCAGCTAATGGGCTGGATGAGCGATTCGAGAGTGCCACAAACGGTAACCtcgactgcggcgctgcagttGACGTTAGTCGCGACGCAACGAGGGAGTCCCTGTCGCGAGAGAAggacgccgccagcgcaggcgTCTGTGAACCAGACCTCACGCTTGACCTTCTGAAGGTGCCGAAGATGCTAGGGATGGTCAAAACTTTGCAACCGAAGTGTTTTTTTATCTCGTTTAAGCTTGAGACGGACGCCGACTCACTTGGTAGCAAAGCTCGACGGTCTCTCAGCAGATACAGCTGCAATATGGTAGTTGGAAATCTCCTCCACTCCAGGCACCAGACTGTATCAGTGTACACGAGTCCCGACGAAAGCGCACTGCCTCTGCGGATTGTCGTCCTCGACAAGGATCCACAAGGAAATTTTCTACCTGACACGACTTTG GGCGCAGGCTCCATTGAAGCGCAGCTGGTGCTGCTGGTGGACAAGCTACGCAAGGGCACAGGCGAAAAAGAAAGTACTCTCCATCGCGAGATCTGA